A genomic stretch from Triplophysa dalaica isolate WHDGS20190420 chromosome 4, ASM1584641v1, whole genome shotgun sequence includes:
- the gjd1a gene encoding gap junction protein delta 1a, which yields MGEWTILERLLEAAVQQHSTMIGRILLTVVVIFRILIVGIVGEKVYEDEQIMFICNTLQPGCNQACYDKAFPISHIRYWVFQIILVCTPSLCFITYSVHQSAKYKDRTYSVLHGPYIDHGHGHGTSRKLRNINGILVHPESKDERECMDLKDIPNIPQGVTYSKTNKMRQQEGISRFYVIQVVFRNVLEIGFLAGQYFLYGFNVPAMFECDRYPCVKEVECYVSRPTEKTVFLVFMFAVSGICVVLNLAELNHLGWRKIKAAIRGVQARRKSICEIRKKDVSHLSSVPNLGRTQSSESAYV from the coding sequence GATCCTGCTGACAGTGGTGGTGATATTTCGGATCCTCATTGTGGGAATAGTGGGAGAGAAGGTGTATGAAGATGAACAGATAATGTTTATCTGTAACACGTTGCAGCCGGGTTGCAACCAGGCCTGCTACGATAAAGCCTTCCCCATCTCCCATATCCGTTACTGGGTTTTCCAGATCATCTTGGTGTGCACCCCAAGCCTCTGTTTTATCACTTACTCTGTGCACCAGTCTGCCAAGTACAAAGATCGCACCTACTCCGTTCTGCACGGACCTTACATCGATCACGGACACGGACACGGGACGAGCCGCAAGCTCCGAAACATCAATGGCATCCTAGTGCACCCGGAAAGCAAAGATGAGCGTGAATGTATGGATTTGAAAGATATTCCCAATATTCCGCAGGGGGTCACGTACTCCAAAACTAACAAGATGCGGCAACAGGAGGGCATTTCCCGTTTCTACGTCATACAGGTGGTGTTCCGTAACGTTTTGGAAATTGGATTTCTTGCTGGCCAGTACTTCTTGTACGGATTCAATGTTCCCGCCATGTTCGAGTGTGACCGTTACCCCTGCGTGAAGGAGGTCGAATGCTACGTTTCACGTCCCACAGAGAAGACAGTTTTCCTCGTGTTCATGTTCGCGGTTAGCGGGATCTGCGTGGTGCTAAATTTGGCCGAGCTCAACCACTTGGGTTGGCGAAAGATTAAGGCAGCGATCCGTGGGGTCCAGGCTCGGAGAAAGTCCATTTGTGAGATCCGGAAAAAGGATGTTTCCCACCTATCCTCTGTGCCCAACTTGGGCCGTACCCAATCTAGTGAATCTGCCTATGTCTGA